ATGACCACGACGACCAGCGGGGCGAGGCCGAGCAGCGCCGTGTAGACCAGCGCCTGCGGGCCCACCGTCGACCGCAGCACCCTGCTCAGCGAGCGCCGCTCGTGCAGCGCCACGGCGCCGCAGACGAGCATCGCCCGCGCGGCGAAGTAGGCGAGCCCCGACAGCGCGACGGCCGCCAGGGTCGGCCCCGAGGGCACCCACGGCGACGACGGGCTCGGCACGATGCCGAACAGCCCGAGCACCACCGCTGCCGCGGTGAAGGCCAGTGTCGCCTGGGCGATGTTGAAGCTCACCCGGTGCCAGGCCTTGCGGGTGACGACGCCGTTGACCACGATGCCCACGACCTGCATGAGCACCGCCACGGCGAGCCCGTAGTGCAGGAGCACGGCGAAGGTGAACATGGTCGCCGGATAGGTGCCGCCCACCGCGGTGGCCGACGACACCATGACGGGACGCAGCTCGCCGAGCACGACCAGGACGGCCAGCACCCAGAAGAGCGGCGCCCTGGCCAGCTCCGCCAGCTCGAACACGTCGAGGCGCAGCTCGGCCACGATCAGCGCGGTGAAGCCGATCACGGAGACGCCTGCGAGGAAGGCCCACAACGGGGTGCCTACGCGTGGTCCCGTGTCGCGCGTGTCATTCGGGTCGGTCATTGGTAACAGAACCCCCATGAGGTCACTATGGGAGGGTACGACCTTCACCCCACTTCCCGAAACCACCCGCCTACGTTCCGTCACCCCACTTGCCCATATTTTTCGGCAAGAAGCGTCTTTTGTACGGTTTTGCGAAGGAGGCGAGCGTGCGGGGGCTGTCAGCCCAGGAGACGGACGAACTCCTCGAAGGAGATCCGGCCGTCTCCGTCGGCATCGGCGGCCTCCTCCAGCGATCCGAGCGCCTCGGCGGGCAGGTCGGGGAAGTGCCTGAGGAACTCCTCCTCGCTGATGAACCCGTCGCCGCTGGCGTCGATCGAGTCGAAGGCCTGACGGAGCTCCGCCAACCGCTCACCGCTGAGATCGGACATATGGCCACCTTTCTATAGGTAAGCCTATTCTTCCGGCTTTACGGCGACCTCCGCAGCGGCTTCGGGACCTTGGTCCAGCAGCACCCTGAACCCGGCCTCGTTGAGGATGGGCACGCCCAGGCTGACCGCCTTGTCGTACTTGGAGCCGGCGTTCTCGCCCACCACCACGAAGGCGGTCTTCTTCGAGACCGACCCGGCGACCTTGCCCCCGCGCGAGGTGATGGCCTCGGCGGCCGAGTCGCGGGTGAAGCCCTCCAGGGTGCCGGTGACCACGAAAGTGAGCCCCTCGAGGATCTGCGGGCCCTTCTCGGGGGCGGGCTCGTCCTCCATGCGGACGCCCGCCGCCTTCCAGCGCTCGACGATCTCACGGTGCCAGTCGACCTCGAACCACTCGCGGATGGTCGCGGCGACCCTCGGGCCGATGCCCTCGACCGCGGCCAGCTCCTCCTCGGAGGCGTTCATGACCGCGTCGATGGAGCGCAGCGCGCCCGCGAGCTCCTGGGCGGTGGGCGGCCCGACGTGGCGGATGGAGAGCGCGACCAGCACCCGCCAGAGCGGCACCTTCTTGGCCTCCTCCAGCTCGGCGAGGAGCTTCAGCGCGTTCTGGCTCGGCACGCCGCTGACGTTGGAGAAGAACGAGACCACCTTCGGCTCGCCGGTCTTCGGGTCGATCTTGGGCAGGCCGGTCTCCTGGTCGCGCACCACCGACCTGATCGGGATCAGCTGCTCGAGCGTGAGGTCGAACAGGTCGGCCTCGGTGCGCAGCACCGGCTCCTGCCCCTCGACCGGCTGGGTCAGCGCGGTGGCGGCGACGTAGCCGAGGCCCTCGATGTCGAGGGCGCGCCGCCCCGCCGCGAAGTAGAGCCGCTCACGGATCTGCGCGGGACACGAGCGGGCGTTGGGGCAGCGCAGGTCGGCGTCGCCCTCCTTCTCGTAGGCCAACTCGGTGCCGCACTCGGGGCAGTGGGTCGGCATGACGAACTCGCGCTCGGAGCCGTCGCGCAGCGCCGTCACGGGGGCGACGATCTCGGGGATGACGTCGCCCGCCTTGCGCAGGACGACGGTGTCGCCGATGAGCACGCCCTTCTTGACGACGATCGCCGCGTTGTGGAGCGTGGCCCGCTCGACCGTGGACCCCGCCACGAGCACGGGCTCCATCACCGCGTAGGGCGTGACCCTGCCGGTGCGGCCGACGCCCACCTCGATGTCGAGGAGCTTGGTGTTGACCTCCTCCGGCGGGTACTTGTAGGCGATCGCCCAGCGCGGCGCCCGCGAGGTGGAGCCGAGCTCGCGCTGGGTCCTGATCTTGTCGACCTTGACGACCACGCCGTCGATCTCGTAGGCGGGGTCGTGGCGGTGCGCCCGGTAGTGCTCGATGAAGTCGTTGATGCCGGTGAGGTCGGGCACCACCCGGTAGAGGTCGCTCACCGGCAGCCCGAACTCCCTCAGCCGGTCGTAGACCTGCGACTGGGTCTGCGGCTCGGCCGCGCCCTCCCAGACGCCGACTCCGTGGACCAGCATCCGCAGCGGCCGCTGCGCGGTGATGCGGGGGTCCTTCTGCCGCAGCGTGCCCGCCGCGGCGTTGCGCGGGTTGGCGAAGGGCGCCTTGCCCTGCGCGACCAGCTGCTCGTTGAGCTTGCCGAACTCCTCGACGGGGATGTAGACCTCGCCGCGCACCTCGACGAGCGAGGGCACGTCGTCGCCCTCGAGCCGGTGCGGGATGCCCTTGATCGTGCGGACGTTGGGCGTCACGTCGTCGCCGGTGCGCCCGTCGCCCCTGGTGGCGCCGCGGTCCAGCTTGCCGTCGCGGTAGACCAGCGCGATGGCGAGACCGTCGATCTTCAGTTCGCACAGGTAGGGCCCGGGGTCGCCCTCCGCCAGCCGCTCGGCCCTGGTCTGCCAGGCGGCGATGTCGGCGTCGTTGAAGGCGTTGTCGAGGCTTTCCATCTTCTGCAGGTGCTGGACCTTGGCGAAATCGCCCGCGGCCGGCGCGCCCACCTTCTGCGTCGGCGAGTCGGGCGTCTGCAGCGTGGGATGGGCTTGTTCGAGCT
This window of the Nonomuraea africana genome carries:
- a CDS encoding EF-hand domain-containing protein, whose protein sequence is MSDLSGERLAELRQAFDSIDASGDGFISEEEFLRHFPDLPAEALGSLEEAADADGDGRISFEEFVRLLG
- the ligA gene encoding NAD-dependent DNA ligase LigA; this encodes MSAEVEGVPVDALKRHAELSELVEDARWRYYVLDQPTVSDAQFDGWFNELLQLEQAHPTLQTPDSPTQKVGAPAAGDFAKVQHLQKMESLDNAFNDADIAAWQTRAERLAEGDPGPYLCELKIDGLAIALVYRDGKLDRGATRGDGRTGDDVTPNVRTIKGIPHRLEGDDVPSLVEVRGEVYIPVEEFGKLNEQLVAQGKAPFANPRNAAAGTLRQKDPRITAQRPLRMLVHGVGVWEGAAEPQTQSQVYDRLREFGLPVSDLYRVVPDLTGINDFIEHYRAHRHDPAYEIDGVVVKVDKIRTQRELGSTSRAPRWAIAYKYPPEEVNTKLLDIEVGVGRTGRVTPYAVMEPVLVAGSTVERATLHNAAIVVKKGVLIGDTVVLRKAGDVIPEIVAPVTALRDGSEREFVMPTHCPECGTELAYEKEGDADLRCPNARSCPAQIRERLYFAAGRRALDIEGLGYVAATALTQPVEGQEPVLRTEADLFDLTLEQLIPIRSVVRDQETGLPKIDPKTGEPKVVSFFSNVSGVPSQNALKLLAELEEAKKVPLWRVLVALSIRHVGPPTAQELAGALRSIDAVMNASEEELAAVEGIGPRVAATIREWFEVDWHREIVERWKAAGVRMEDEPAPEKGPQILEGLTFVVTGTLEGFTRDSAAEAITSRGGKVAGSVSKKTAFVVVGENAGSKYDKAVSLGVPILNEAGFRVLLDQGPEAAAEVAVKPEE